The following coding sequences lie in one Rutidosis leptorrhynchoides isolate AG116_Rl617_1_P2 chromosome 4, CSIRO_AGI_Rlap_v1, whole genome shotgun sequence genomic window:
- the LOC139843597 gene encoding protein RETICULATA-RELATED 3, chloroplastic-like, giving the protein MACVSQLNYSHITKSNHQINPATHVLNLQLPNLTAKKLVDFTNLPLRSTSLNPRLPLNRQLITIPCAAAGGCSGGSSGVGHGGGGGGGDRSDGDGKFDDSSPLDGFGPIGAFLSGWRSRVAADPQFPFKVLMEEVVGVSANVFGDMASRPNFGLNELDFVFSTLVVGSILNFTLMYLLAPTMASASAPATLPSIFARSPTSHMFESGAYSLVDRFGTFVYKGILFAGVGFAAGLVGTALSNGLIKMRKKMDPSFESPNKAPPTVLNALTWAVHMGISANLRYQSLNGVEFVLAKALPPLAFKSSVVGLRMVNNVLGGMTFVMLARLTGSQSSSGESVYEDASDEEKKLLSNEITSK; this is encoded by the coding sequence ATGGCTTGCGTATCTCAGCTTAATTACTCTCATATTACTAAAAGTAATCATCAAATAAATCCAGCTACACATGTTCTTAACCTTCAATTACCAAATCTTACTGCCAAAAAACTCGTCGATTTTACTAATTTGCCCCTCAGATCCACGTCGTTAAACCCTAGGTTACCGTTGAATCGACAACTTATTACAATCCCCTGTGCTGCTGCTGGTGGCTGCAGCGGTGGTAGTTCTGGTGTCGGTCACGGTGGTGGCGGCGGAGGTGGTGATCGGAGTGACGGCGATGGAAAATTTGATGATTCGTCGCCACTTGACGGTTTCGGACCGATTGGGGCGTTTCTTAGTGGTTGGAGATCTAGGGTTGCAGCTGATCCCCAATTTCCTTTTAAGGTGTTAATGGAAGAAGTAGTAGGTGTGAGTGCCAATGTATTCGGTGACATGGCATCTCGTCCGAATTTCGGTCTAAACGAGCTGGATTTCGTGTTTTCGACATTAGTTGTAGGGTCGATATTGAATTTTACGCTTATGTATCTGTTAGCACCAACTATGGCTTCAGCTTCAGCACCAGCTACTCTACCTTCGATTTTTGCTCGTTCACCAACGAGTCACATGTTTGAATCCGGGGCGTATAGTTTAGTTGACCGATTTGGTACTTTTGTGTACAAAGGAATATTATTTGCAGGTGTGGGGTTTGCAGCCGGTTTAGTAGGGACCGCATTGTCAAACGGGCTGATCAAAATGAGGAAAAAAATGGATCCGAGTTTTGAGTCACCAAATAAGGCGCCACCAACTGTCTTGAATGCGCTTACTTGGGCCGTTCATATGGGAATAAGTGCGAATCTTAGGTATCAAAGTTTGAATGGAGTTGAGTTCGTGTTGGCAAAAGCTTTGCCACCGTTGGCGTTTAAGAGCTCGGTGGTTGGGTTGAGAATGGTGAATAATGTTCTGGGAGGTATGACTTTTGTGATGTTGGCTAGGTTGACTGGTTCACAAAGTTCAAGTGGTGAAAGTGTTTATGAAGATGCTTCTGATGAGGAGAAGAAGTTGTTGAGTAATGAGATTACTTCCAAGTGA